AAAGGATGCTTTGGTTCCCCTTTACTATCTCAAGTCCACATTTGGAGACAAGCCAGCCAGACAGCTCATAAGAGAGTTTGGCTGGATAGACCATTTGCCAGTAGAATTAGAAATCACAAAAGTGGAGTTTGGGGCTAGAGAGATGGAAGGAAAATTCAGCGAAAGACAGCTAAAACAAATAGAAAAGTGGACAACCGATGGATATGACAAGATATTCGTTGCCGGCACAATAAGTGAAAAGGTCGAAGAAGCACTAATAAAAACAGGACATTCAAGGGATGTAAAAAGACTCGAAGAGCTTGGACTTATGGAAACTCTTTTAGTTCTTAAAAAGGGCACACAGGCCCCTGGAATTATCAAAGAGATAGGGCCCCATCTAAAAGCCGCGGTGTTTGGGGCAATTAAGTTTGAGGAGTGAGCTCACATATCAGTCTAACTGCAAGAGCTGAAGAGATGTACTGAACCATTGGGAAGAGCTGAGGAGAGCAAGCCGACAACGGAACAAAAATAACCAGAAGCCAGAAAAACAATGCTTTTCCCCCTCTCATATTTAATATCGATCTTCTGAAATCAAACAACAGATAGGATATTAAAATCAGCTGGAGGATTCCTTCCCTTAAGAAGACGAAGAGAGAGCCGGGATCAAAGGATAGGGAGATTTCTGGAATTGAAAAAACATTTGCCCCTAAGATAAAGAAAGTAATGCTCAGACCAAGGTAAATGGAATTTCTTATAGACTTTGTTGGAAAGACAAAAAACGTGAAAAATGGAAAAACAATCAGATAGGGCCACACCAAACTGCCCGCTGCAACGACAAGTGAGAGGAGAAAGACTTGCCCCATTACCTTAGGACTCCCTTCCGTAAATTTTGCATTTAGTGTAAGCGCCGCAACAAGGACTAAGAGAAACACCCCGATATTTGTGGAGAAATCTGCAATAGAATTCCTGAATGAGGGAGACGAGAACATAAGTCCAAAAACCAAAAAGCCAAGCTCTCTATATGGCTTTGGAGCCGTAAAAAATATCAGAGTGGACGTAAAGAAGAGGATAAATAAATGAAGAACAAGAAGGGCTTCTTCCGTTGGAGAGTAGACTTGGAAATAGGAATTGAGAGCAAGAGATAGAAGCGAGTCTTTAGTCTCCATCAAGGCACTCTGAAAGGTATTCTTAAGAAAGTCTTCGCCAATAGTAAAGGGCATCGAGTTTGAAACCCAGAATGCAAGGAGAGACACAACAAGAAGATAGAAAAAGTGAGTATAAGTTCCGTGATTGGAGAACCAAAATGCAAAGAAAAGGACCAAAAAGATACCTGCAAATAAAAGACCATACACCTCCGCACTTCTGAACCTATAGTGGGATGAAAACGCCTTCTCTATGAGGTACATGTTCCCCTCGCTGCCGGTGAAGAGAACAACCCCGTTGAGAACTATCACTGAGGGCTCCAAAGAAGCTTCCGGAGGTAATCCCGTTAAATTCCAGAGCTTTTTCATCTCCGGGTTGTCATAGACGTTTCCAACAAGAACCAGAACTTCATCCCCCTTATCTTTAAACCGAGAAAGCTTCTCATCAACATACCATCCCCATGCCTTAGAATAGTCACTCTCTCCCGAAACCACATGGTATGTTCTTCCATCAGATAAAAACTCTTCAAAGGCATTTTCATTTGGATAGAACTCTAACTGAGACGCAGAAGCAAGGGGAAGCATAAAGAGGAGCGTCATGATTAAAAATTTCTTCATCTCCCCCACCGGATAAAATTATGTAGCCAGGTCCAGCGCGGCATCACCGTTTCGGCCCATGCCGATCTCAGCCGCGCATCGATAGGTAATAATTCAAAAAGAGATTTAAGCTTTACTCTTTCTTCAGCTCTTCCAGTTTTGTAATGAGCTTTTGGACTATTTCCATAAAGGCCTTTGCCGCTGGAGTGTCCTCGTAGAGAACTATGGGTATACCGTTGTCGCCCGCTTCTCTAGCCTTCAAATCTATGGGAACTTTTCCAAGAAAGTCAACCCCTTCTCTCTTTGCTAACTTCTCTCCGCCGCCCTCACCAAAGAGGTCTATCTTGTTCCCGCAGTGGGGGCATATTAGATAGCTCATGTTCTCAATGACCGCTATGTAGGGAACGTTCATCTGTTTCATCATATTTACCGCTTTACCCGTATCGAGCAAAGCAACCTCTTGAGGCGTGGTAACTATTATAGCCGCATCGAGCTGGATTGTCTGGGTAACGGTTAAGATTTGGTCTCCCGTTCCCGGAGGAAAGTCCACGATCATGAAGTCCAAGCTTCCCCACTTTACATCACCGAGAAGCTGTTTGATGGCCTTTGTGACGAGAGAGCCTCTCCATATTATTGGCTGGTCTTCAGGAACCATGAGCCCCATACTCATGACCTTAATTGGAGTTGTTTGGCCAAGAAAGTCGTTCATTGGGGGTATCATCTCGAAATGTCCATCCTCAAACTTCTCTGCAAGAACTTCCGCCTTTTCAACCCCAAGCATCTTTGCCACGTTTGGGCCATGTACATCTGCATCCAAAATGCCCACGAAATAGCCCTGTTTTGCAAGTGCCGCTGCAAGATTTACCGCAACTGTGGATTTCCCAACGCCTCCTTTCCCACTCAGAACAGCAACTTTGTATCTCCACTGCTTCTCTTTTTCCTTTATTCTCTGGGTGAGAGGATCAACACCCAATCCGGGTAAGTTAAAGCTAGGCGGAGTTTTTATCGTCATCCCATCACCTCTGGTTTAGGGTAGTCTAAAAATGCTTATAAGTTTTGCTCACAAAATACACAATATTACACAAAAATGGGTAACAAAAAAGAGGAAAATTCACGGAAGTTCGACTTCTTTACCCAGAATTCTCCATAGCTCCTTTATCTGATTCTTGAGCTCTTGTATCGCTTCGGGTCTCTTGAAGAGGTGCTTAAACCTTCCTTGCAACCTAAGGTAATCTTCAATTGGCTTCTTGAACTTTCCATCCTTGGGGAACCTCTGGAACTTTATGTTGTGGAAGTCCCCGTTTTCTATTTCAAATAGTGGCCAAATACCTGTCTCAATTGCCAGCCTGGCCACCTCAACTGTCTTTTCTGGTGGAGTCCTCCATCCGGGAACACATGGTGCCAAAACTTGAACAAACGCCGGCCCATCCACGCTTGCCGCCTTCTTCATCTTCCTGTAGAAATCATGGGGGTCCCCAATGCTGGCAGTTGCAACGTATGGAATTTGGTGGGCTGCAGCTATTAATGCCACCCATTTCTTTGGCTTGTCCTCACCAATTGAGTACTTTCCGGGAGGTGATGTAGTTGTCCATGCTCCGTATGGGGTCGATGAGCTTCTTTGAATACCGGTATTCATGTAGGCCTCGTTGTCATACATGAGGTAGACCACGTTGTGTCTCCTCTCAAGCATTCCGGAGAGTGCTTGGAGACCAATGTCAGCTGTACCACCATCTCCACCAATGGCAAGAATCTTTCCTTTTCTGCCGAGCTTTTTCCACGCAGCTTCAACACCGCTGGCTACAGCAGCGGCATTTTCAAAAGCTACATGGATCCATGGAGCTTTCCAAGCTGTGTATGGGAAAACACCAGAGACAACTTCCATACATCCTGTGGCGTGGGCTATTGCAAAAGCGTTTGGGTCGCCGTACTTCTCTTCCATTGCTTCGCTAAATGCCTTTGTGGCGAGCTTCATGACTATAGCCGGCCCACAACCGGCACACGCAGCGTGACCAGGTGCCCAGTATTCGCGAGTTGTGATAGGAGGCTTTCTAACGGCCATCATAATCACCTCACAAAATCTCCTTCCTCAATCCTATCCAGTTGACTTCCTCAACCTTCTCTCCTTCAAGGGCTTTCTTTGATATTTCAACGACCTCTTCAAGGTTTTCAAAGGTGACGTCTCTTCCACCAAGGCCGAGTATGAAGTCTAGGACTATTGGCTTCTCTTTCTCATTTATGAGTGCTCTGCTTGTGTCTGCAAAGACCGCACCGCCAATTCCAAAGCTGATGTCCTTTTCGAGAATTGCAAGGACTTTTGTCTTCTTAGCGAGAGCTTTGATTTCCTCAATTGGGAATGGCCTGTAGACAGTCATCTTTGCTGCTCCGATCTTCACTCCCTCTTCCCTCTTTTTATCCACGAACTCCTTGAGCGTTCCGGCAAGTGAACCCATGGTGAGGAGAATTATCTCAGCATCGTCTGTCTTGTATTCCTCAATCATGTGGTATCTTCTACCGAACTTCTTCTCGAACTCGTCAAATACTTCCTTGATGACCTTTCTCGCGTTTTCCATGGCCTCCCAAACCGTGTATCTTGCCTCCATGTAGTGAGCCGGGAACCCAAGGGCACCCTGAGTAATTGGTCTGGCCGGATCAAGGTAAGCGTGCTTTGGAACGTACTCCCCAAGGAACTCGTCAACTACCTCTTGGTCTGGGATTTCAACCGGCTCAACTGTGTGGGTCAATATGAACGCATCGAATCCAACCATTGCTGGGAGCAAAACGCGTTCATCTTCTGCAACCTTAAAGGCGATCAATATCAAGTCAAGTGCCTCTTGGTTGTTTTCCGCATAGAACTGAATCCAGCCAGTATCCCTCTCGCTTATCGTGTCCTGCCAGTCATTCCAGATGTTAATTGGGGCTGAGAGGGCTCTATTACCAATTGCCATAACAATTGGGAGCCTCATTCCTGCAGCTATGAAGAGAATCTCATGCATCAAAGCCAAACCTTGGGAAGCAGTTGCCGTAAAGGTTCTGACTCCTGCAGCAGATGCACCAACACATGCAGAAATTGCCGAGTGTTCACTTTCAACTTTTATGAACTCGGCATCCATCTCTCCATCGGCGACAAATTCACTAATCTTTTCTGGAACGAGAGTTGATGGTGTAATTGGGAATGCAGCCACAACCTTTGGCTTTGCAAGCTTAGCTGCCCAAGCAGCGGCTTCATTACCCTTCATAACTTTCCTCATAGGCATTTTACCACCTCACTTGAATTCTCTAACCATTTCAATTGCTTTGGTTGGGCATTCGTTTGCACAGATTCCACAACCCTTACAGTAGTCGTAATCAAACACCGGATAGCTTTCCTCGTCCAGATAAATTGCGGGCTCTGGACAGAAGGTGTAGCACAAGAAACATCTGACGCACTTATCTTTGTTAAACTTTGGCATGAAAACTCTCCAACCACCGGTCTTGTTAACAACGCTGCTTCCGGGAATGTATACTATTGCACCCGGTGTCATTTTTTCGCTATACTCCTTTTGGACTCTTTCAATATCAGCCTTGAAAGGACTTTCCGCCATACATACCACCCCGAGTGAGTCATCACACTTTTCTTTAAACTTTTCGCAAAAAGAAATAAAAATCAACCGAAGAGCTCGGCCTTCTTCTTAAGCTCCTCCCATTCCTTGAGCACCCATTCTTGGAGTATCTCCATGTCCTCCTTTGTCATGTACTTAAACCTTCCTTGGAGCTTGAGATACTCCTCGAGTGGCTTTGGTTCTTTGTTCGGCGAAGGCATGTTTATCTTGTATTTTCCGTTCTCGTATTCAAAGAGCGGGAAGTATGCAGTCTGAACTGCCAAGCGGGCAAGCTCTATGCTCTTGTCTGTTGGGCTTCTCCACCCGGTTGGGCATGGGGCGAAGAGCTGAATGAAAGAGGGCCCCCTAATTGTTTGAGCCTTTTTGAGCTTTCTCATGAAGTCCTCCGGATAGGCAATGCTCGCAGTTGCTGCATAAGCCGGCTTGTGGGCTATAACAATATCGATAACCTTCTTCTTTGGTCTCTGCTCAATGAAGTGCCTCTTTCCACCCGGAGTATTGGTTGTCCAAGCACCGTATGGGGTCGATGAGCTTCTTTGAATACCGGTATTCATGTAGGCCTCGTTATCGTACATGATGTAAAGGGCATCGTGTCCCCTCTCAAGGAAACCGCTCAAGGCCTGGAGACCAATGTCAGCTGTACCACCATCTCCGGCCCATCCAACGACCATTATTCCATCTTCGCCCTTTACCTTGTATCCTTTTGCCTTCAATGCCGCCTCAATGCCACTAATTACCGCACCCGTTGTTTCAAATGCGGTGTGGAAGAGGGGAGCATTTAAAGCAGTGTAGGGCCATGGGCCGGCTATGATTGTGGAACAGCATGCTGGAATTGTGAATATCGCTTTTCCCCCATAGGCTTTAAGGACATACCTCAAACCCAGGGATGCACCACAACCTTGGCAAGCAGTGTGTCCGGCATAAAAGTGCTCCTCAAAGGGAAGGGTCAACCTTTTCTTAACATCAGCAGGAAGTTCCATTTTTCTCACCTCTTCAGATGGTACCATTCAATTTCCCTATCGAGCTTGCCCTTTTGGATTATCTCCCTCATGTTCTTGGCTATTGTCTTCACATCGTTCACTGTAAGGTCCCTTCCTCCAAGTCCAACGATGTAGTTCTTCATTATTGGCTTTGCATCAGTGTTGTAGAGGACACCCTTGGACTCGTTGAAGAGGATTCCCTCCTGTCCAAAGGAGAAGTTCCTGTCGAGAACCGCTATTCCTTCAACGTTCTTTGCCAATTCGTAGAGCTCTTCCTTCGGGAACGGCCTGAACCACCTGACTTTTGCGGCCCCTACCTTATAGCCCTCACTTCTGAGCATGTCAACTGCCTCTTTTACGGTCCCCATAAGGGAGCCCATTCCCATGAAGACTATCTCAGCATCATCAGTTTTGTAGAGCTCTATCATCTGACTGTAATCCCTTCCAAATCTCTCGCCGTATTCCTTTCCAACCTCTTTGATGACCTTCTTTGCCTCTTCCATTGCCTTGGCTATCTTGTACCTAAACTCATAATAGTCAGCTGGAGTTCCTAAGGCACCGACTGAGAATGGGTTTTCAAAGTCAGTAAGTGTGTACAAGGGCTTCCTCGGTGGGAGGAACTCATCTATCTCTTCCTGCTCTGGCATGTCAACCACATCGTAAGTGTGACTGAGGATGAAGGCGCTCTCAACAACCATTACGGGGAGGTTGACCTTCTCATGCTCCGCAATCTTGAATGCCATCAATACTCCATCATAAACCTCTTGGTTGTTTTCGGCGTAAAATTGGAGCCATCCCGTGTCTCTCTGAGAGAGTGAATCTGTCTGATCATCCCAAACGCTCCATGGAGGAGCCATAGCTCTGTTAACATCGACCATAACAATTGGGAGCCTTGCCCCAGCCGCCCAGTGGAGCATCTCGTGCATTAAAGCCAAACCCTGCGCAGAGGTGGCAGTAAAAGCTCTCGCACCCGTTGCTGAAGCACCTATACAGGCAGCCATAGCAGAGTGCTCGCTCTCAACGGGCACATATTGAAGGTTTTCAACTTCCCCATTGGCAATGAACTCGGCTATTTTCTCAATAATTGAGGTTTGAGGTGTGATGGGATAAGCGGCTACAACCTCAACTCTGGCATGTTTAGCAGCGTAAGCTGCAGCGTAATTACCACTCACAACTTTCTTTGGCATTTTACCACCTCACTTCTCTTCCCTTACCATGGTTATTGCTTTGGTTGGGCATTCGTTTGCACAGATTCCACAGCCCTTACAGTAGTCGTAGTCCACTGCAGTGTAGCCATCTTCCTTGATATATATTGCCGGCTCTGGACAGAACTTCCAGCAAATGTAGCACTTTATACACTTGCTCTCGTCAATAACTGGCATGAAAGTTCTCCAGTCTCCGGTGAAGTTCGATAGCGTTGTCCCCAGCGTTATTGGGGCTTCCGGATACTCATCAACGGACTTAAATACTATTTTTTCGGATTTTGCCTTCTTCTCCCCAAATAGAGTATTCAAGACGTTTCACCCCTAAATGGATTTTAAAGGAAGGAAAAATCAAAGCTCGTAAACAACAGTCTTCTCAAAGGCTTCTCTTGCAGCTTTGGCGTTCTTTTTGCCAAGCTCTCCCGAGAAAGTATCCTCGATAACCTCTTCCACGCTTTCTATCTTAACTATCCCTGTTGCTTTTGCAACAGCACCAAGAATTGAGGTATTTGTAATCGGCAGACCGAGAATTTCAAGGGCTATTGTTGTAGCGTCAACGAGCGCCAGTTTGGCTGGCTTCTTCTTGAGCTTCTCGAGGACTTCCTCCTTGGTTTTCTCGGTGTTTACAATTACCAATCCTCCATCTTTAAGACCGGCCGTAACGTCAACCGTATCCAAGAGAGAGGGGTCAAGGACAACTACAACATCTGGCTCATAAATCTGGGTCTTGATTCTAATTGGTTTGTCGTCAATTCTTGTAAAGGCTGTAACTGGGGCACCTCTTCTTTCAACACCAAAGAAAGGGAACGCTTGGACGTACTTGCCCTCCAAGAAAGCTGCCTCGGCTAAAACGTTCGCGGCTGTAACTGCACCTTGTCCACCTCTACCGTGAAAACGAATCTCTATCATCCTTTCTTCCTCCCAAGTTTTGTCGGTATTATTTCACTTAGTGCATTTATTTAGTTTTCGGTATGGCAAGAAACCTCTTTCGGCATCTGTCTTTGAGTAAAAGTGAACAAATAGTATGTTTAATGGATAATATAATACACCAGCAGACACAAAAAATATCTTTATGTTTGTAAAGTCAATCACGCTTTTAGTGGCTCGGGCCTTGGGGAGCATTATCGGTGTTCACGAGCGGGTTAATCACTCTGAGAAGGAGTTTGCACATGGCGGGATTCACGTCTAACATTGGAGTTAATGAAGTGTAAACACTATTACGAGGGTTCTCTCTTCAGTGATGTACCATCCTCCTTCATCCATTGCCCATCCAGCAGTAATCTTCCACTCCTGTTTCCCTGTTGTTTCAGGCTCTATTTTAATAGGTTCTACTGTTCCATCCTAAACCCCAAGAAGACGATTAACAAAAAACTTAAGAGAAACTAAGCAAATTATCTATTTTGTTGTCCCGCTCTCGAGGGATGATGGGCAAACATCGCCAATGCATGGGATAGACCCAAGCCCATCATCAACCATGGCAAAGTACATCCCAACCTCAACATTGTTAGAGTCCACAAGAGTTATGTCCCTCCTAATAATTGTCACGTAATAATACTGATTGGCCGCTCCATTAACAATGTCTATATTGTAAGCTATTACCGATTCTGAGCCTTCCGAGTATCCGAGTGTTATTGAAAGTGCTCCAACCACCGGGACTTTGCTCCATATCCAATTGAATCCATCTCCCCCAAGAGGCGTTGAGTAAAAGTCGTATCCAGACGAACCCTGAAAATCAAATACTATATTGTTGTACACCCTGTAGCTGTCCGTTTTTATTACTTTTTCTTCTGTTGTTGTTTGTTTAGTCGGGAAGTTGGACGATACCAAATAGTTCGTCAGTAACAATCCACTGTTCACGTCATTTTCATCGAGGTTGTGAGTTCCGGTCAGCATTACTTGAATGGGATAAACGCCCGCAATTGGAATTGTGCCATACTGCTGATTCCATTTATCATAAACGGGAACGTTGTATGTTGCGATAACGTATTTTAAAGGCAGGTTTATGTACCTCTCAAGATGACCGTTATCCGTAGGGATGCTCGGGCTGGGGGCGTAGCTTACCCTTAACGTTGAGCCCCCATAAGAGCTTCCAAAATCGATCATGGGTATTCCGTCAAGGTTAAAAGTCCACATTGCCCTCGTGTTTGAGGTTAACTGTATTCCCCATGAGGCACCCATCTTGTCAATTGTCTTATAACTTTCCGTTCTAACCTTCATTCCCATAAAGGGCACATACTCGGTGAATGTTCTCGAATCGGCATAATAAGAGTCTTTTAAGTATTCCCAGTTTTCTATTATGCAGTATCTGGAATTAAGCTCCTCGTAACCGTTCGGACACGAACTGCTCGTAAGAAGCGATTTCACAGTATTCCTAATCCTTGGGAGTATGGGAATTTCTAATTGGGGTTTTTTTGAGGGGTTAAAAACCTCATCAAGGTTTATCATTCCTTCAAGCTGTAAAGGTCTGTCTTTAACTACGCTTTTGATTCCAATATTTCCGTCCTTTGTAAAGTAAATTGCTATGGGTGTTGGTGGTGCTTTCAAGCCCCTCCCTTTGAGAGCCTTCTCCCAGTTTTTTGTTTCAGTTCGAAGTGAGAGAACCCCACCGGGGATGACACCTTGTTTTAAAAGTTTAACACCTCCTTCTGGTCGTGGCTGAAAGATGAAAACTTTGGCTTTCCCCTGAACGTTAATTTGTTCAATGCTTAAGTAGTTCGAAGTCGCCTGACCGAGTGCTGTTCCAACTATTAAGACCAGCATCAAACCTAAGAGTTTCCTCCACATTACGGAACCTCCCTACGAGGTTTTTACAGAACACTCTCCCCATGCTTGTTATCAACCTACCTTAGAGTCGCTCTGCATTCTTTTTCTTTGCAATTTAGCTCAACTTTAAATTCCAATTTACTTGGAACAATAACACCAATCCACCAAACCTCATAAATCTGTATCTCTCCAGTGATTGTGTGATTTCCCGTTAAATTGGAATTCAATGTGAATCCTATATACTCTCTAACATGCTCTTTTTTAATCAAAATATCGCTCTTAGTGTCAACTTTAATTAAAAATCCCTTAATGACAGGTAATTTGTTTTTAAATGCTAGATAACATCCAAAATATCTCCCGCTGGTGGTTTGTTGTGTAATATTCCAGCAATAAAGAGAAACTGCATAAGTAGGTTTGGAATAGTTTGTATATAGTAAGGATGCCTTTCAAAGCTATTCTCTAAGATTAGAGAATTTGTTGAAATCATTAAGTTAAACAGGATTATATAAAGAAAATAAAAAAGCAGAATATCTCGTTTCCTCATAGCTTTCCCCTATTTTTGTTTTTTACTATTGTGGCAAGATAGGGGCAGAATTTTTGGGCCAAAATCTTTGCCATCTCGTAATCATATATCATGTGGGAGTCGTAATCATAAACCCAGTAGAGGCTGTAAGGTACTTCTGGGTCTGCTGCATTCCGAAGAACGTGCTCAGCTCGTTTGAAATACCAGCCTGTGGCATCGTTTAGATATAGAGATGTTATTGGATCCGAGGAACACTCTTTGAGACTGTTTATTGCCTCTTCCCTTAATTTGAGGATAATTTTGGCTTTGTCTGTTAGACTTTTTGAACTGTTGAATTCCAATGCTAAGCTTTTAAACTCCTCAAGCCTCTCTGCAATGGCGATGGCGTAGAGAAGGTGATAATTTGCCGCTGAGTAGTATCCCTTTTGAAGGGCGATGATGCCTCT
The Thermococcus sp. 2319x1 DNA segment above includes these coding regions:
- a CDS encoding DUF2110 family protein, producing MEIIILEKIYGDRSGFEKLNKKLKSLIGDLEVSWKIGITQKQWAKINLEGEDEEVSANLIREEFGEVPYKLSKVKEGETYRGRFIELGKVGYGVYVDIGVFSPTPKDALVPLYYLKSTFGDKPARQLIREFGWIDHLPVELEITKVEFGAREMEGKFSERQLKQIEKWTTDGYDKIFVAGTISEKVEEALIKTGHSRDVKRLEELGLMETLLVLKKGTQAPGIIKEIGPHLKAAVFGAIKFEE
- a CDS encoding Mrp/NBP35 family ATP-binding protein, which gives rise to MTIKTPPSFNLPGLGVDPLTQRIKEKEKQWRYKVAVLSGKGGVGKSTVAVNLAAALAKQGYFVGILDADVHGPNVAKMLGVEKAEVLAEKFEDGHFEMIPPMNDFLGQTTPIKVMSMGLMVPEDQPIIWRGSLVTKAIKQLLGDVKWGSLDFMIVDFPPGTGDQILTVTQTIQLDAAIIVTTPQEVALLDTGKAVNMMKQMNVPYIAVIENMSYLICPHCGNKIDLFGEGGGEKLAKREGVDFLGKVPIDLKAREAGDNGIPIVLYEDTPAAKAFMEIVQKLITKLEELKKE
- the porB gene encoding pyruvate synthase subunit PorB, whose translation is MAVRKPPITTREYWAPGHAACAGCGPAIVMKLATKAFSEAMEEKYGDPNAFAIAHATGCMEVVSGVFPYTAWKAPWIHVAFENAAAVASGVEAAWKKLGRKGKILAIGGDGGTADIGLQALSGMLERRHNVVYLMYDNEAYMNTGIQRSSSTPYGAWTTTSPPGKYSIGEDKPKKWVALIAAAHQIPYVATASIGDPHDFYRKMKKAASVDGPAFVQVLAPCVPGWRTPPEKTVEVARLAIETGIWPLFEIENGDFHNIKFQRFPKDGKFKKPIEDYLRLQGRFKHLFKRPEAIQELKNQIKELWRILGKEVELP
- the porA gene encoding pyruvate synthase subunit PorA produces the protein MPMRKVMKGNEAAAWAAKLAKPKVVAAFPITPSTLVPEKISEFVADGEMDAEFIKVESEHSAISACVGASAAGVRTFTATASQGLALMHEILFIAAGMRLPIVMAIGNRALSAPINIWNDWQDTISERDTGWIQFYAENNQEALDLILIAFKVAEDERVLLPAMVGFDAFILTHTVEPVEIPDQEVVDEFLGEYVPKHAYLDPARPITQGALGFPAHYMEARYTVWEAMENARKVIKEVFDEFEKKFGRRYHMIEEYKTDDAEIILLTMGSLAGTLKEFVDKKREEGVKIGAAKMTVYRPFPIEEIKALAKKTKVLAILEKDISFGIGGAVFADTSRALINEKEKPIVLDFILGLGGRDVTFENLEEVVEISKKALEGEKVEEVNWIGLRKEIL
- the porD gene encoding pyruvate synthase subunit PorD; translation: MAESPFKADIERVQKEYSEKMTPGAIVYIPGSSVVNKTGGWRVFMPKFNKDKCVRCFLCYTFCPEPAIYLDEESYPVFDYDYCKGCGICANECPTKAIEMVREFK
- a CDS encoding 3-methyl-2-oxobutanoate dehydrogenase subunit beta, which codes for MELPADVKKRLTLPFEEHFYAGHTACQGCGASLGLRYVLKAYGGKAIFTIPACCSTIIAGPWPYTALNAPLFHTAFETTGAVISGIEAALKAKGYKVKGEDGIMVVGWAGDGGTADIGLQALSGFLERGHDALYIMYDNEAYMNTGIQRSSSTPYGAWTTNTPGGKRHFIEQRPKKKVIDIVIAHKPAYAATASIAYPEDFMRKLKKAQTIRGPSFIQLFAPCPTGWRSPTDKSIELARLAVQTAYFPLFEYENGKYKINMPSPNKEPKPLEEYLKLQGRFKYMTKEDMEILQEWVLKEWEELKKKAELFG
- the porA gene encoding pyruvate ferredoxin oxidoreductase, giving the protein MPKKVVSGNYAAAYAAKHARVEVVAAYPITPQTSIIEKIAEFIANGEVENLQYVPVESEHSAMAACIGASATGARAFTATSAQGLALMHEMLHWAAGARLPIVMVDVNRAMAPPWSVWDDQTDSLSQRDTGWLQFYAENNQEVYDGVLMAFKIAEHEKVNLPVMVVESAFILSHTYDVVDMPEQEEIDEFLPPRKPLYTLTDFENPFSVGALGTPADYYEFRYKIAKAMEEAKKVIKEVGKEYGERFGRDYSQMIELYKTDDAEIVFMGMGSLMGTVKEAVDMLRSEGYKVGAAKVRWFRPFPKEELYELAKNVEGIAVLDRNFSFGQEGILFNESKGVLYNTDAKPIMKNYIVGLGGRDLTVNDVKTIAKNMREIIQKGKLDREIEWYHLKR
- a CDS encoding 3-methyl-2-oxobutanoate dehydrogenase subunit delta, which gives rise to MNTLFGEKKAKSEKIVFKSVDEYPEAPITLGTTLSNFTGDWRTFMPVIDESKCIKCYICWKFCPEPAIYIKEDGYTAVDYDYCKGCGICANECPTKAITMVREEK
- a CDS encoding pyruvate/ketoisovalerate ferredoxin oxidoreductase subunit gamma, with product MIEIRFHGRGGQGAVTAANVLAEAAFLEGKYVQAFPFFGVERRGAPVTAFTRIDDKPIRIKTQIYEPDVVVVLDPSLLDTVDVTAGLKDGGLVIVNTEKTKEEVLEKLKKKPAKLALVDATTIALEILGLPITNTSILGAVAKATGIVKIESVEEVIEDTFSGELGKKNAKAAREAFEKTVVYEL